The following proteins come from a genomic window of Nostoc sp. ATCC 53789:
- a CDS encoding peptidoglycan recognition family protein encodes MRFKDWATRVLLISLMFMAVIVVLLIGRATKLHNNPTTSHLSNPRVMAFSQYPQVQFQSAKEPEKKSQRVIKSPVKTNKPVSRYITTQAFAQYRPSYQVASVDPSNYGERYAQDANGIPLHNQPIIVLHETGYSASSAINFFQVAHNDESVQASYHALVKLDGTVVYLVPPEKRAFGAANSVFESPQGLETVQTNPKLPASVNNFAYHVSLETPPDSYDSNSQQTHSGYTEAQYKSLAWLIAQSQVPDYRITTHHLVDRSGKKVDPINFDGNKFLSLLNTFRQVRPIYRASK; translated from the coding sequence ATGAGGTTTAAAGACTGGGCGACTAGGGTGTTACTAATCTCGCTGATGTTCATGGCTGTGATTGTGGTGCTGCTAATTGGACGAGCGACAAAATTACACAATAATCCGACAACATCCCATCTATCTAATCCACGGGTTATGGCCTTCAGTCAATATCCGCAGGTGCAATTCCAATCAGCGAAAGAGCCAGAGAAGAAATCTCAACGTGTTATCAAGTCCCCAGTCAAGACTAACAAACCTGTATCGAGGTACATAACTACTCAAGCTTTTGCACAGTACAGACCTAGTTATCAAGTTGCTTCGGTTGATCCAAGTAACTATGGAGAACGGTACGCCCAAGATGCTAATGGTATACCTCTTCACAATCAACCGATTATCGTCCTCCATGAAACTGGTTATTCTGCTTCCAGCGCGATTAATTTCTTTCAAGTAGCCCATAACGATGAAAGTGTACAGGCAAGTTACCACGCTTTAGTCAAGTTAGATGGAACGGTGGTTTATCTAGTACCGCCAGAAAAGCGGGCTTTTGGTGCAGCTAACTCAGTATTTGAGAGTCCACAGGGATTGGAAACTGTGCAGACTAATCCAAAGTTACCTGCGTCTGTGAATAATTTTGCTTACCACGTTTCTTTAGAAACACCGCCAGATAGTTATGACAGTAACAGCCAACAAACCCATAGCGGCTACACGGAGGCTCAATATAAGTCTCTTGCTTGGTTAATTGCTCAAAGTCAAGTTCCAGACTATCGAATTACTACCCATCATCTCGTAGATCGTTCTGGTAAAAAAGTTGACCCGATAAATTTTGATGGTAATAAATTTCTGAGTTTACTTAATACTTTTCGTCAAGTTAGACCAATTTATAGAGCTAGTAAATAA
- the ribBA gene encoding bifunctional 3,4-dihydroxy-2-butanone-4-phosphate synthase/GTP cyclohydrolase II, translating to MSQPNPTQAFKFDSIDAALADLKAGRVIVVVDDENRENEGDLICAAQFATPDTINFMAVEARGLICLAMTGDRLDELDLPLMVSNITDTNQTAFTVSIDAGPELGVTTGISAEDRARTIQVTLNPATKPTDLRRPGHIFPIRAKAGGVLKRAGHTEAAVDLSRLAGLYPAGVICEIQNPDGSMARLQQLFEYAKRHNLKIISIADLISYRLQHDRLVYREVITKLPSQFGQFEIYAYRHTLDNTEHVAIVKGDPDNFKDEPVMVRMHSECLTGDALGSLRCDCRMQLEAALKMIEAAGQGVVVYLRQEGRGIGLINKLKAYSLQDMGLDTVEANERLGFPADLRDYGMGAQMLMDLGIKKIRLITNNPRKIAGVKGYGLEVVDRVPLLIEATDYNSYYLATKAKKLGHMLLQTYLVTVAIHWQDDPEAVTERYERLEKLRHLAKSNDLLLQEEARPLAIAIFDEPSLTVHLGFDQAKVASSDWYQQTGHPYIQAIFQILDNLATLPYIQKLEFLISSGCDPLSNLQVQLDRQTFSDGTLPSSISDRLEKQQIYSFSK from the coding sequence GTGTCACAGCCTAATCCTACCCAAGCTTTTAAATTTGATTCGATTGATGCCGCTTTAGCAGACCTAAAAGCTGGTCGTGTAATTGTAGTGGTAGATGATGAAAATAGAGAAAATGAAGGCGACTTAATTTGTGCTGCCCAATTTGCGACACCCGACACGATTAATTTCATGGCGGTGGAAGCTAGAGGGCTGATTTGTTTGGCAATGACAGGCGATCGCTTAGACGAGCTAGACTTACCTTTGATGGTAAGCAACATTACAGATACTAATCAAACTGCCTTCACTGTTAGCATTGATGCTGGGCCAGAATTGGGTGTTACGACTGGCATCTCAGCCGAAGATCGTGCCCGCACTATCCAGGTTACTCTCAATCCAGCCACAAAACCTACCGATTTACGTCGTCCTGGTCATATTTTCCCCATTCGGGCAAAAGCTGGGGGTGTACTCAAACGCGCCGGGCATACGGAAGCGGCTGTAGACTTATCTCGACTAGCAGGGCTATATCCAGCCGGGGTAATTTGTGAAATTCAAAACCCCGATGGTTCAATGGCGCGGTTGCAGCAATTATTTGAATATGCCAAACGTCACAATTTAAAAATAATTAGTATTGCGGATTTAATCAGCTATCGCCTACAGCATGATCGCCTGGTGTATCGTGAGGTAATTACCAAGCTGCCTAGTCAATTCGGCCAGTTTGAAATTTACGCCTACCGCCATACCCTGGATAATACAGAACACGTTGCAATTGTCAAAGGAGATCCAGATAACTTCAAAGATGAGCCAGTAATGGTTCGGATGCACTCAGAATGCTTAACTGGTGATGCTTTGGGTTCTTTGCGCTGCGATTGTCGGATGCAGTTAGAAGCTGCGCTGAAGATGATTGAGGCTGCTGGTCAAGGTGTAGTTGTATACCTGCGTCAAGAAGGACGAGGCATCGGCTTGATTAACAAGCTAAAAGCCTACTCATTGCAGGATATGGGACTGGATACAGTTGAAGCAAACGAGCGTTTGGGATTTCCTGCTGACTTGCGAGACTACGGGATGGGCGCACAAATGCTGATGGATTTGGGCATCAAAAAGATTCGTTTGATTACCAATAATCCCCGTAAAATTGCTGGAGTTAAAGGTTACGGCTTGGAAGTAGTTGATCGCGTGCCATTGTTAATTGAAGCAACCGACTACAATTCTTATTACCTAGCGACAAAGGCGAAAAAGCTGGGTCACATGCTGTTACAGACTTATCTGGTGACAGTAGCAATCCATTGGCAAGATGACCCGGAAGCAGTGACAGAACGTTATGAACGCTTAGAAAAACTGCGACATTTAGCGAAAAGTAATGATTTATTGTTGCAAGAAGAAGCGCGTCCGTTAGCGATCGCTATATTTGATGAGCCATCTTTGACAGTACACTTGGGTTTTGATCAAGCAAAAGTTGCTAGCTCTGATTGGTATCAACAAACTGGTCATCCTTATATACAAGCTATCTTCCAAATTCTGGACAACCTTGCAACCTTGCCATACATCCAAAAACTAGAATTTCTGATTTCTTCTGGTTGCGATCCCTTGAGTAATTTACAAGTCCAACTGGATCGGCAGACATTCTCGGATGGTACACTACCTTCATCGATTAGCGATCGCCTGGAAAAGCAGCAAATATATAGCTTTAGCAAATAG
- the argC gene encoding N-acetyl-gamma-glutamyl-phosphate reductase, producing MGKFRRVPVGIVGASGYGEVQLVRLLMDHPEVELVYLGGESSIGKSFGDLYPHLAHTANLPIEAVEPEIIAHRCEVVFLSLPNGLACQIAPKLLEKGCKVLDLSADYRFRDLTTYTNWYGIERSDRTIAATAVYGLPELYRDRIAEAQLIGCPGSYPTASLLALSPLLKQGLIVPETAIIDAKAGTSSSGRQPQTNLLLSEADNSIAAFNIGRHRHTPEIEQICSDLAGHELMIQFTPHLVPMVRGILATVYAKMSDPGLVRDDLITIFSAFYRNSPWVKVCGSGIYPQTKWANGSNLCYIGVEVDSRTGRVIVMSAIDNLIKGQAGQAIQCLNLMMGWDETLGLPKLGFYP from the coding sequence ATGGGCAAATTTAGACGCGTACCCGTTGGGATTGTTGGCGCGTCGGGCTATGGCGAAGTGCAGTTAGTACGGCTACTGATGGATCATCCAGAAGTCGAACTGGTTTATTTAGGCGGTGAGAGTAGTATCGGTAAATCCTTTGGGGATTTGTACCCGCATCTGGCTCATACCGCTAATCTACCAATAGAAGCGGTAGAACCAGAAATAATTGCTCATCGCTGTGAAGTAGTTTTCCTGTCTTTACCAAATGGTCTGGCTTGCCAAATCGCGCCCAAACTATTAGAAAAAGGATGTAAAGTGCTGGATCTGAGTGCAGACTATCGGTTCAGGGATTTGACAACTTATACAAATTGGTATGGCATTGAGAGAAGCGATCGCACCATTGCAGCTACAGCAGTTTATGGATTACCAGAACTTTATCGTGATCGCATTGCCGAAGCTCAACTTATTGGCTGTCCTGGTTCCTATCCCACTGCGAGTCTCCTTGCACTTTCGCCACTCTTAAAGCAAGGCTTAATCGTTCCAGAAACAGCTATTATCGATGCCAAGGCTGGCACATCTAGCAGTGGACGGCAACCTCAAACCAACTTATTACTATCTGAAGCAGATAATTCCATCGCAGCTTTCAATATCGGCCGTCACCGTCATACCCCAGAAATTGAGCAAATTTGCAGTGACTTAGCTGGTCACGAACTGATGATCCAATTTACACCGCATCTTGTCCCAATGGTACGCGGGATTTTGGCAACGGTATATGCCAAGATGAGCGATCCCGGTCTAGTGCGAGATGACTTAATCACAATTTTCTCAGCCTTCTACCGCAACTCTCCTTGGGTAAAAGTCTGCGGTAGCGGCATTTACCCCCAAACCAAGTGGGCTAACGGCAGCAATCTTTGTTACATCGGCGTAGAAGTTGACTCGCGCACAGGTCGGGTGATTGTCATGTCGGCAATTGACAATCTAATTAAAGGGCAAGCGGGTCAAGCGATTCAATGTCTAAACCTAATGATGGGCTGGGATGAAACTTTGGGGTTGCCCAAGTTGGGGTTTTATCCATGA
- the eno gene encoding phosphopyruvate hydratase — protein sequence MSKFLDTAIEAIAAREILDSRGRPTIEAEVHLANGVVGLAQVPSGASTGTFEAHELRDGDKSRYGGKGVLKAVKNVKEALAPKLIGLDALNQELLDRTMIAIDGSPNKSSLGANAILGVSLAAAKAGAESLDIPLYRYLGGPLANLLPVPLMNVINGGAHASNNVDFQEFMIVPIGATSFREALRWGAEVFATLSQVLDEKGLLTGVGDEGGFAPNLESNQVALELLVAAIKKAGYKPGEEVALALDVAASEFYKNGQYVYDGKPHAPAEFIDYLGQLVDQYPIVSIEDGLHEEDWQSWQLLTQKLGSRVQLVGDDLFVTNATRLQRGIQEKAANAILIKLNQIGSLTETLETIDLATRNSIRSVISHRSGETEDTTIADLAVATRAGQIKTGSLCRSERVAKYNRLLRIEDELGDRAVYAGAVGLGPK from the coding sequence ATGAGTAAATTTTTAGACACTGCAATTGAAGCGATCGCAGCCCGTGAAATTCTTGATTCACGCGGTAGACCAACAATTGAAGCCGAAGTGCATTTAGCCAATGGTGTTGTCGGACTAGCGCAGGTTCCCAGTGGTGCTTCCACAGGCACTTTTGAAGCTCACGAACTGCGTGATGGCGATAAAAGCCGTTATGGGGGCAAAGGCGTACTCAAGGCAGTAAAAAACGTCAAAGAAGCACTTGCACCAAAATTAATAGGCTTGGATGCCCTCAACCAAGAACTGCTAGACCGGACGATGATCGCCATAGATGGTTCTCCTAACAAATCCAGTTTGGGCGCGAATGCAATTTTGGGGGTTTCCCTAGCAGCAGCCAAAGCTGGCGCTGAATCTCTAGATATTCCTCTATATCGCTATTTGGGTGGCCCTTTAGCGAATTTGCTCCCAGTGCCATTGATGAACGTAATTAACGGTGGCGCACACGCATCAAACAACGTGGACTTTCAAGAGTTTATGATTGTCCCAATTGGCGCAACTTCCTTTCGGGAAGCATTGCGCTGGGGTGCAGAGGTATTTGCTACCCTCAGTCAAGTATTAGATGAGAAGGGTTTACTTACTGGTGTAGGTGATGAAGGTGGCTTTGCCCCGAACCTAGAATCTAATCAAGTAGCTTTGGAATTGCTAGTTGCTGCCATTAAGAAAGCTGGTTACAAGCCAGGGGAAGAAGTAGCTTTAGCTTTAGATGTTGCAGCTAGCGAATTTTACAAAAATGGTCAGTATGTTTACGATGGTAAACCTCACGCCCCGGCTGAGTTTATCGATTATTTAGGACAACTTGTTGACCAATACCCAATTGTTTCAATTGAGGATGGTTTACATGAAGAAGATTGGCAAAGTTGGCAATTGCTGACCCAGAAGTTAGGTTCGCGGGTGCAATTGGTAGGGGATGATTTGTTTGTAACGAACGCTACTCGTTTGCAAAGAGGCATCCAAGAAAAAGCCGCTAACGCCATTTTGATTAAACTCAATCAAATTGGTTCTCTCACCGAAACCTTGGAAACGATTGATTTGGCAACTCGTAATAGCATCCGTTCAGTAATTAGCCATCGTTCTGGTGAAACCGAAGATACAACGATCGCTGATTTAGCTGTAGCAACCCGTGCCGGTCAAATCAAAACAGGTTCCCTCTGTCGCAGCGAACGGGTAGCAAAATATAATCGCTTGCTGCGAATTGAAGATGAACTAGGCGATCGCGCCGTTTATGCTGGTGCTGTGGGTTTAGGGCCGAAGTAG
- the gloA gene encoding lactoylglutathione lyase, with protein sequence MRLLHTMLRVANLEESLKFYCELLGMKLLRRKDYPGGEFTLAFVGYGDESDNAVIELTYNWGVEKYELGNAYGHIALGVDDIYATCEEIRNQGGKVVREPGPMKHGSTVIAFVEDPDGYKIELIQLGSQGSAAKQESQEQLVSQ encoded by the coding sequence ATGCGATTACTACATACAATGCTACGGGTAGCAAATCTGGAAGAGTCGTTAAAGTTCTACTGTGAACTTTTGGGTATGAAATTACTGCGCCGAAAAGATTATCCAGGGGGAGAATTTACCTTGGCTTTTGTGGGCTATGGTGACGAAAGCGACAACGCAGTAATTGAACTAACCTACAACTGGGGTGTGGAAAAGTACGAATTGGGTAATGCTTACGGTCACATTGCCCTTGGGGTTGATGATATTTACGCTACCTGTGAAGAAATCCGCAATCAGGGCGGTAAAGTCGTGCGCGAACCAGGGCCGATGAAACATGGTTCGACAGTAATTGCTTTTGTGGAAGATCCAGATGGGTATAAAATTGAGCTGATTCAACTAGGATCTCAAGGTTCGGCAGCCAAACAGGAATCACAAGAGCAACTTGTGAGTCAGTAA
- the clpB gene encoding ATP-dependent chaperone ClpB → MQPTDPNKFTDKAWEAIVKSQDIVRAYQQQQLDVEHLIIALLEEPTSLAIRILARSEVDPIRFQQQLEAFIQRQPKVGKSDQLYLSRSLDVLLDKAEEARVRMKDSYISVEHILLAFAEDDRIGRKILKSFSADAAKLEATIKAVRGSQKVTDQSPESRYEALQKFGRDLTEQAKAGKLDPVIGRDDEIRRVIQVLSRRSKNNPVLIGEPGVGKTAIAEALAQRMVNGDVPESLKNRQLISLDIGSLIAGAKLRGEFEERLKAVLKEVMDSNGQIVLFIDELHTVVGTGSSQQGAMDAGNLLKPMLARGELRCIGATTLDEFRKHIEKDAALERRFQQVFVDQPSVENTISILRGLKERYEVHHNVKISDSALVAAATLSARYISDRFLPDKAIDLVDEAAAQLKMEITSKPAELETIDRRLMQLEMEKLSLAGEEKGTPQTKERLERIEQEIANLTEKQQVFNEQWQGEKQILEAISALKKEEDALRVQIEQAERAYDLNKAAQLKYGKLEGVQHEREAKEASLLEIQNQGSTLLREQVTEADIAEIVAKWTGIPVNRLLESERQKLLQLESHLHQRVIGQEEAVEAVAAAIRRARAGMKDPSRPIGSFLFMGPTGVGKTELARALAQFLFDSDDALVRLDMSEYMEKHSVSRLVGAPPGYVGYEEGGQLSEAVRRRPYSVVLLDEVEKAHPDVFNILLQVLDDGRITDSQGRTVDFRNSVIVMTSNIGSEHILDVSGDDSQYETMRKRVMEGLRSHFRPEFLNRVDDIILFHTLNRTEMRQIIRIQLKRVENLLREQKIFFEISQAACDHLVESGYDPVYGARPLKRAIQREVENPLATKLLENTFISGDTIIIDKNENGLSFSKKVLVKVSVPQIAT, encoded by the coding sequence ATGCAACCTACAGATCCGAATAAATTTACTGATAAAGCCTGGGAAGCAATTGTTAAATCTCAGGATATAGTCCGTGCTTATCAACAACAGCAACTAGATGTTGAACATTTAATTATTGCCCTGTTAGAAGAACCCACTAGTCTAGCAATACGTATCCTGGCTCGATCTGAGGTCGATCCAATCCGCTTTCAACAGCAGTTAGAAGCCTTTATCCAACGTCAGCCCAAAGTTGGTAAAAGCGATCAGCTTTATCTTAGCCGTAGTTTAGACGTTTTACTAGATAAAGCTGAGGAAGCTAGAGTCAGGATGAAAGACTCCTACATTTCCGTAGAACATATACTTTTGGCTTTTGCTGAAGATGATCGCATTGGACGAAAGATCCTCAAAAGCTTTAGTGCGGACGCAGCTAAACTAGAAGCTACTATCAAAGCCGTTCGCGGTAGCCAAAAGGTAACAGATCAAAGCCCAGAATCGCGCTATGAAGCTTTACAAAAATTTGGCAGAGATTTGACAGAACAGGCAAAAGCTGGAAAACTCGACCCAGTAATTGGGCGAGATGACGAAATTCGGCGGGTAATTCAAGTATTGTCTCGTCGGAGCAAAAATAACCCCGTATTGATTGGTGAACCTGGGGTAGGTAAAACTGCGATCGCAGAAGCTTTAGCACAACGGATGGTAAACGGTGATGTTCCCGAATCGCTGAAAAACCGCCAACTCATCTCTTTAGACATCGGTAGTTTAATTGCTGGGGCAAAATTGCGAGGAGAATTTGAAGAACGCCTGAAAGCTGTCCTCAAAGAAGTTATGGACTCTAACGGGCAAATTGTCCTATTTATCGACGAACTACATACCGTAGTCGGTACAGGTTCCAGCCAACAAGGGGCAATGGATGCCGGAAATCTGCTTAAACCAATGCTGGCGCGGGGAGAACTACGTTGTATTGGCGCAACTACCCTCGACGAGTTCCGCAAACACATTGAGAAAGATGCCGCCCTAGAACGCCGCTTTCAGCAAGTATTTGTCGATCAACCAAGTGTGGAAAATACTATTTCCATTTTGCGGGGGTTGAAAGAACGCTACGAAGTGCATCACAACGTCAAAATTTCTGATTCGGCTTTGGTAGCAGCAGCAACTCTATCAGCGCGTTATATTAGCGATCGCTTCTTACCAGATAAAGCCATCGATTTGGTAGATGAAGCCGCAGCACAGTTGAAAATGGAGATTACCTCCAAACCAGCAGAATTGGAAACCATCGATCGCCGCCTCATGCAGTTAGAAATGGAAAAGCTGTCATTAGCTGGCGAAGAAAAAGGTACTCCTCAAACAAAAGAGCGTTTGGAGCGCATTGAGCAAGAAATCGCCAATTTGACTGAAAAACAGCAAGTATTTAACGAGCAATGGCAAGGTGAAAAGCAGATATTGGAGGCGATCAGCGCTTTAAAGAAAGAAGAAGATGCGCTGCGGGTGCAAATTGAACAGGCGGAACGTGCTTATGACTTAAATAAAGCTGCTCAACTGAAATATGGCAAATTGGAAGGAGTACAGCACGAGCGTGAAGCCAAGGAAGCGAGCCTTTTAGAAATTCAAAACCAAGGTTCCACGTTGTTGCGAGAACAAGTCACCGAAGCCGATATTGCCGAAATCGTCGCCAAGTGGACAGGAATTCCCGTCAATCGCTTATTAGAATCAGAACGGCAAAAATTGCTCCAACTAGAAAGTCATTTGCATCAACGAGTCATTGGGCAAGAAGAGGCTGTAGAAGCCGTAGCAGCAGCCATTCGCCGCGCCCGTGCGGGGATGAAAGATCCCTCGCGTCCCATTGGTTCATTTTTGTTCATGGGCCCCACAGGAGTGGGCAAAACCGAACTTGCGCGTGCTTTAGCTCAGTTTCTCTTTGATTCTGATGATGCCTTGGTGCGCTTGGATATGTCTGAGTATATGGAAAAACACTCAGTTTCTCGGTTAGTGGGAGCGCCTCCAGGATACGTAGGCTATGAAGAAGGCGGTCAACTTTCCGAGGCTGTTCGCCGCCGTCCTTACTCAGTGGTGCTACTGGATGAAGTGGAAAAAGCGCACCCCGATGTGTTCAATATTTTGTTGCAGGTGTTAGATGATGGGAGGATTACTGACTCTCAGGGAAGGACGGTAGATTTTCGCAACAGCGTTATTGTCATGACAAGTAACATAGGTAGCGAACATATTTTGGATGTATCTGGTGATGATTCCCAGTATGAAACGATGCGGAAGCGGGTAATGGAAGGTTTGCGATCGCATTTCCGCCCGGAATTTCTCAACCGCGTCGATGATATTATTCTCTTCCATACCCTCAATCGCACGGAAATGCGGCAAATCATCCGTATTCAACTCAAGCGGGTAGAAAATCTCCTGCGCGAGCAAAAAATCTTCTTTGAGATATCCCAAGCAGCTTGCGATCATCTTGTCGAATCAGGCTATGACCCAGTTTATGGTGCGCGTCCACTCAAACGCGCAATTCAGCGAGAAGTAGAAAACCCCCTCGCCACCAAGTTGTTGGAGAATACTTTTATCTCTGGAGACACCATTATCATTGACAAAAATGAAAATGGTCTGTCTTTTAGTAAAAAAGTGCTGGTGAAGGTGTCAGTACCACAGATTGCTACATAG
- a CDS encoding tetratricopeptide repeat protein — protein sequence MNPNFSDWDDDLPPEPEEAYQNLLRALKRKSGFGLFFVQCTPVEADNLIVKLTHKIPQKKIAVLRLVEAIDNLYERVANFIKDKEIDILLIKGLEYSLYKYEKRTFGEITEGQFSNLTSVPHILNHLNQQRERFRDDFPISFVFILRSFSINYFIHRAPDFFDWRSGVFELPTTPEVVEKESNRLLLEADYKEYLKLRPEEKIEKILEIKDLLVERHQTENCKAHLLFELGTLLITAKEYEAAIAYYDQVLKIKPDSHEAWHNRGYALCELARNAEAIVSYDQALKFKPNDHQAWYSKGNALLDLGHNEEAITSYDQALKFKSDFHEAWYYKGNALLNLGRNEEAIASYDQALKFKPNDHQAWNNRGITLGHLGRFEEAVASYDQALKIKPDLHEAWYNRGNALHDLGRNEEAIASYDQALKFQPDKHEVWYNRGITLGHLGRNEEAIASYDQSLKFQPDLHQAWYGKACYYALQGNIEQAVENLQQAINLNREKYQEIAKTDSDFDSIREDERFQALIL from the coding sequence ATGAACCCAAATTTTAGTGATTGGGATGATGATTTACCCCCAGAACCAGAAGAAGCTTATCAAAACTTGCTTCGCGCACTGAAGCGAAAATCAGGATTTGGTTTGTTTTTTGTCCAATGTACACCTGTGGAAGCAGATAATTTAATTGTCAAACTTACCCATAAAATTCCGCAGAAGAAGATAGCGGTTTTACGCTTGGTTGAAGCAATTGATAATTTATATGAGCGAGTGGCAAACTTTATTAAAGATAAGGAAATTGATATTTTATTGATTAAAGGTCTGGAATATTCTTTATACAAATATGAAAAAAGAACTTTTGGGGAAATTACTGAAGGACAATTTAGCAATCTAACCAGTGTTCCGCATATTTTAAATCACTTAAATCAACAGCGAGAACGCTTTAGAGATGATTTTCCGATTAGCTTTGTTTTTATCTTGCGTTCATTTTCGATCAACTATTTTATCCATCGCGCCCCAGATTTTTTTGATTGGCGTTCTGGGGTGTTTGAATTACCTACAACGCCAGAAGTGGTAGAAAAAGAATCAAATCGACTACTTCTAGAAGCAGACTATAAAGAATATTTGAAACTTCGTCCAGAAGAAAAAATTGAAAAAATCCTGGAAATTAAAGACTTGTTAGTAGAAAGACATCAGACAGAAAATTGTAAGGCTCACTTACTATTTGAACTGGGAACTTTATTAATCACTGCTAAGGAATATGAAGCAGCGATTGCATACTACGACCAAGTACTGAAAATTAAACCTGATTCCCACGAAGCTTGGCACAATCGTGGTTATGCGCTATGTGAATTAGCACGCAATGCAGAAGCGATCGTATCCTACGACCAAGCACTGAAATTTAAACCAAATGACCACCAAGCTTGGTACAGTAAAGGTAATGCGTTACTTGATTTGGGACACAATGAAGAAGCGATCACATCCTACGACCAAGCACTGAAATTTAAATCTGATTTCCACGAGGCTTGGTACTATAAAGGTAATGCGTTACTTAATTTGGGGCGCAATGAAGAAGCGATCGCATCCTACGACCAAGCACTGAAATTTAAACCAAATGACCACCAAGCTTGGAACAATCGGGGCATTACACTAGGCCATTTAGGACGCTTTGAAGAAGCGGTCGCATCCTACGACCAAGCACTGAAAATCAAACCTGATTTACACGAAGCTTGGTACAATCGGGGCAATGCGCTACATGATTTAGGACGCAATGAAGAAGCGATCGCATCCTACGACCAAGCACTGAAATTTCAACCAGATAAACACGAAGTTTGGTACAATCGGGGCATTACACTAGGTCATTTAGGACGCAATGAAGAAGCGATCGCATCCTACGACCAATCACTGAAATTTCAACCAGATTTACACCAAGCTTGGTATGGCAAAGCTTGCTATTATGCTCTACAAGGTAATATTGAGCAAGCAGTAGAAAACTTACAACAAGCAATTAATCTGAATCGTGAAAAATATCAAGAGATAGCAAAAACTGACTCAGATTTTGATAGTATTCGGGAAGATGAGCGGTTTCAAGCTTTAATTCTATAA